Proteins co-encoded in one Setaria viridis chromosome 9, Setaria_viridis_v4.0, whole genome shotgun sequence genomic window:
- the LOC117840935 gene encoding F-box protein At5g46170, whose amino-acid sequence MQSKHRIFAEDLLLAAEGEDHFDRVPDSLVLIIFNKLADARSLGRCSAVSRRFNALVPLVDDACLRIDRVIPADGGDGADALGLAGAPRPRAVLSHLLKAMLNAVLKPFAHCDAKSGAHGGKHSQQQQHHSPAQVLKNFSSIRNLRMELPVSDVGTDDGVILKWKAVFGSTLQSCVILGGTKVERAAAGTHAPMAAAAAATDSDGAGDESGSIPESFYTNGGLKLRVVWTISSLIAAATRHYLLREIVKEHPTLEQVALTDAHGQGTLSMGRDQLKEFRDKPLAAAAAANRTQVPACNMKLRYAPLLELSDGTRIHGATLVVIKPVGESGGIGGGRKELDDFVADTFNGPFREAVGVLSKRRTYLLEMNGF is encoded by the coding sequence ATGCAGTCCAAGCACCGGATCTTCGCGGAGGACCTGCTCCtcgcggcggagggggaggaccACTTCGACCGTGTCCCGGACTCGCTGGTGCTCATCATCTTCAACAAGCTGGCCGACGCGCGCTCGCTGGGCCGCTGCTCCGCGGTGTCGCGCCGCTTCAACGCGCTCGTCCCGCTCGTCGACGATGCCTGCCTCCGCATCGACCGCGTCATccccgccgacggcggcgacggcgccgacgcGCTGGGGCTCGCGGGGGCGCCGCGTCCGCGCGCCGTGCTCTCGCACCTCCTCAAGGCCATGCTGAACGCCGTGCTCAAGCCCTTTGCGCACTGCGACGCCAAGTCCGGCGCGCACGGCGGCAAGCactcgcagcagcagcagcaccactcGCCGGCGCAGGTGCTCAAGAACTTCAGCAGCATCCGGAACCTCCGCATGGAGCTCCCCGTCTCCGATGTCGGCACCGACGACGGCGTCATCCTCAAGTGGAAGGCCGTGTTCGGCAGCACGCTCCAGAGCTGCGTCATCCTCGGCGGCACCAAGGTGGAacgcgctgccgccggcacCCACGCCCctatggccgccgccgccgccgccaccgattCCGATGGCGCTGGCGACGAAAGCGGCAGCATCCCGGAGTCCTTCTACACCAACGGCGGCCTCAAGCTGCGCGTGGTCTGGACCATCAGCTCCCTCATCGCCGCGGCCACCAGGCACTACCTCCTCCGCGAGATCGTCAAGGAGCACCCCACCCTGGAGCAGGTCGCACTCACGGACGCGCACGGCCAGGGCACCCTCAGCATGGGGCGCGACCAGCTCAAGGAGTTCAGGGACAagccgctcgccgcggccgccgccgccaaccgcaCGCAGGTGCCCGCCTGCAACATGAAGCTCCGCTACGCGCCGCTGCTGGAGCTCTCTGACGGCACGAGGATCCACGGAGCCACGCTCGTGGTCATCAAGCCCGTCGGCGAGTccggcggcatcggcggcggcaggaaggAGCTCGACGACTTCGTCGCCGACACCTTCAACGGGCCCTTCAGGGAGGCCGTCGGCGTCCTCAGCAAGCGCCGCACCTACCTGCTCGAGATGAACGGCTTCTAG